A stretch of Gadus chalcogrammus isolate NIFS_2021 chromosome 9, NIFS_Gcha_1.0, whole genome shotgun sequence DNA encodes these proteins:
- the LOC130389503 gene encoding intron Large complex component GCFC2-like: MGVQTMSVPLHHIELSSDLVKGNVVVGVCPALPVLGVHIILGNKLAGDRVWPSGPALPIVTIEPSQSSQGRGISCSSKRETTPPKSDQSEGEDALDGRHSTEQKLGSSDESKSDSEEEEQKLWEETQIFKGLKRRPGEQSPSGSEASNYSSSSRSRRRNQHRQKKAGFNYPESLPPVGGLKRRLEGKLESLKEVHRARQAKLRRMEGDVENARSSMENLEGSASDKRLRFYRAMTQYTNNLVECLQEKVVEINLLELELHTLLADQMESLLADRRKSV; the protein is encoded by the coding sequence ATGGGAGTGCAGACTATGTCTGTTCCCCTCCACCATATCGAACTAAGTTCTGATCTGGTGAAGGGGAATGTTGTTGTCGGCGTGTGCCCTGCGTTGCCTGTACTGGGAGTGCATATCATTTTGGGCAACAAATTGGCAGGAGATCGTGTCTGGCCAAGTGGGCCAGCACTACCAATAGTGACCATCGAGCCGTCTCAAAGTTCACAAGGCCGCGGTATATCGTGCAGTTCAAAGCGAGAAACGACGCCACCAAAGTCGGATCAGAGCGAAGGAGAAGATGCTCTTGACGGCAGACATTCTACTGAGCAGAAACTAGGAAGCAGCGATGAAAGTAAATCTGactctgaggaagaggagcagaaacTTTGGGAGGAGACTCAGATTTTCAAGGGACTCAAAAGACGTCCAGGTGAACAGAGTCCTTCAGGCAGTGAAGCCAGcaactacagcagcagcagcagaagccgGAGGAGAAACCAACACAGGCAGAAGAAGGCCGGCTTCAACTACCCAGAGAGCCTGCCGCCTGTCGGAGGCCTGAAACGGAGGCTTGAGGGAAAGCTGGAGTCGCTGAAGGAGGTGCACCGAGCGCGGCAGGCGAAgctgaggaggatggagggggacgTGGAGAACGCCAGGAGCTCCATGGAGAACCTGGAGGGCAGCGCCTCGGACAAGCGGCTCCGCTTCTACAGGGCCATGACCCAGTACACCAACAACCTGGTGGAGTGTCTCcaggagaaggtggtggagatCAACTTGTTGGAGCTGGAGCTGCACACTCTCCTGGCAGACCAGATGGAGTCACTGTTGGCAGACCGGAGGAAGAGTGTCTGA